Proteins from a single region of Sandaracinaceae bacterium:
- a CDS encoding DUF1244 domain-containing protein yields MTEQDRPTQHDPLAGLDEQTRTELEAAAFRRLLKHLRERTDVQNIDLMNLAGFCRNCLSKWYREAATDRGIELSDPAVREHVYGMPYERWKAEHQR; encoded by the coding sequence ATGACCGAGCAAGACCGCCCGACCCAGCACGACCCGCTCGCGGGCCTCGACGAGCAGACCCGCACCGAGCTGGAGGCCGCCGCGTTCCGCCGCCTTCTGAAGCACCTGCGTGAGCGCACCGACGTGCAGAACATCGACCTGATGAACCTGGCAGGGTTCTGCCGGAACTGCCTCAGCAAGTGGTACCGCGAGGCCGCCACGGACCGTGGCATCGAGCTGAGCGACCCGGCCGTGCGCGAGCATGTCTACGGGATGCCCTACGAGCGCTGGAAGGCCGAGCACCAGCGCTGA
- a CDS encoding cupin domain-containing protein, translating to MLALRTHDIDAAQDPESVHRAIGRVAEQSTGGHNPTWLIREPTTARDQAEAARSAVTGPAGFSLLLHRVAPGAVLTPPAEPARMTVFIVVRGALRNSTGESLPERSMLLAEKGQVVRLENGAAPAEVLQLTFVPRSGRALPVGPRIVRQRDLRPLRSRPPFAWVPDAIGDFLSPRDLYLALGPTAHGPLRFGVAGPDELVTVFVQTPRGTGPALHVHTKSTEMFCVLTGRFRITWGDDGEHEAVLGPLDTIVVPRGLNRAFTAMDEGENWILPIVVGTNDEAEDILWLEHVFEPVRARFPLLSAIASRTKLQVGHRARD from the coding sequence ATGCTCGCTCTCCGCACCCACGACATCGACGCTGCACAAGACCCCGAGAGCGTGCACCGCGCGATAGGCCGCGTAGCGGAGCAGAGCACAGGGGGCCACAACCCCACCTGGCTCATCCGCGAGCCGACCACCGCGCGTGACCAGGCCGAGGCCGCCCGCAGCGCGGTGACGGGACCGGCGGGGTTCTCGCTGCTGCTCCACCGTGTGGCACCGGGCGCCGTGCTCACGCCCCCCGCCGAGCCCGCCCGCATGACGGTGTTCATCGTCGTGCGCGGCGCCCTGCGCAACAGCACGGGCGAGAGCCTGCCAGAGCGCAGCATGCTGCTCGCCGAGAAGGGTCAGGTCGTGCGCCTGGAGAACGGCGCGGCGCCCGCCGAGGTGCTCCAGCTGACCTTCGTCCCACGCAGCGGGCGTGCGCTGCCGGTCGGCCCGCGCATCGTGCGCCAGCGCGACCTGCGCCCGCTGCGCTCGCGGCCTCCGTTCGCGTGGGTGCCCGATGCCATCGGCGACTTCCTCAGCCCACGAGACCTCTACCTGGCCCTCGGCCCCACCGCGCATGGCCCGCTCCGCTTCGGCGTGGCGGGGCCCGACGAGCTGGTGACGGTGTTCGTGCAGACGCCACGCGGCACTGGCCCGGCCCTGCACGTACACACGAAGAGCACCGAGATGTTCTGTGTGCTGACAGGGCGGTTCCGCATCACGTGGGGCGACGACGGTGAGCACGAGGCCGTGCTCGGGCCGCTGGACACGATCGTCGTCCCCCGGGGTCTGAACCGCGCGTTCACGGCCATGGACGAGGGCGAAAACTGGATCCTACCGATCGTCGTCGGCACCAACGACGAGGCCGAGGACATCCTGTGGCTCGAGCACGTCTTCGAGCCGGTGCGCGCTCGCTTCCCGCTGCTGTCGGCGATCGCGTCCCGCACCAAGCTGCAGGTCGGGCACCGCGCCCGGGACTGA
- a CDS encoding nitroreductase family deazaflavin-dependent oxidoreductase, translated as MARKYIVREKPEGLDKPWVKPFLNRMTKANVWVYQKTNGLIGSKWRVGAAFPRGVDVCLLTTTGRKSGEARVVPLLYLPKGDSVVVVASTGGLPKNPAWFFNVKANPRCEVQVKGKKWYGTARVADEAERAELWPQLVELYFDYDNYQRWTDRVIPVVVIDPI; from the coding sequence ATGGCGCGCAAGTACATCGTCCGTGAGAAGCCGGAGGGCCTCGACAAGCCCTGGGTGAAGCCGTTCCTGAACCGCATGACCAAGGCGAACGTCTGGGTCTACCAGAAGACCAACGGCCTCATCGGCTCGAAGTGGCGCGTGGGCGCAGCGTTCCCGCGCGGGGTCGACGTGTGCCTGCTCACGACCACGGGCCGCAAGAGCGGCGAGGCGCGCGTGGTGCCGCTGCTGTACCTCCCCAAGGGCGACAGCGTGGTCGTCGTCGCGTCGACCGGCGGGCTCCCGAAGAACCCCGCGTGGTTCTTCAACGTCAAGGCCAACCCACGCTGCGAGGTGCAGGTGAAGGGCAAGAAGTGGTACGGCACGGCGCGCGTCGCCGACGAGGCCGAGCGCGCCGAGCTGTGGCCGCAGCTGGTGGAGCTGTACTTCGACTACGACAACTACCAGCGCTGGACGGACCGGGTCATTCCGGTCGTGGTCATCGACCCCATCTGA